DNA from Intestinimonas massiliensis (ex Afouda et al. 2020):
TAGCGGGTTTCGTTCGCACCGCCATACATCTCACCCAAAATCCCGCACCAATACCACCGAGAAAGAGTTTTGATTGTGTTTGGCTCATTGCATTTGGATTTTCCGAGAACAGCGCAGATTGCCGCAAGTGGAATCAACTGCGTTGTATAGGGCAAATCTCTTTGACGGAAAACGCACTGATCCCGAAGAAGAAACTCCTTTGCGATTTTGAACCCAGACAGCACTGCATCCCGGTTCGCTATGTACGATTCATAAGGAAGTCCCAGAACATCTTTCTTTTTGCAGGAGATTGTGTTTGTCTTTCCAGACTGCTTGTTCAAATAGCTTGTAAAGAGACAAACCGTTGTCAGGAAGGTAGTCTCATCAATCCCATCGAACAGGTCTGTTCTCAGCGTGTCACCGAAACCGCAAATTGTATTTCGACACTGCACCCAGTCTTTTCTCAGGTCAAAGTCTCTTGTGGCATAAGTTGCGGTAACAAGCTCAAACACCGTGAGAGGAACACCACCGGTATTGACGTTCTCAAACACCTTGCACACTGCCTCTCGCGGCGTGGACTTGTCCAGCGTAATCACAGGCAGCTTATACCCGGAAATTGTATTCAGCACATCCGCCTGAAAACGCTTGAACTCGTCCATTGCCTCCGGCTTCATTCCATAGTGCGTCATGTAGCCCATGAACCAGTCCATAACGGCGTTGCTATCGAACACAATATTGACCGGGAACAGCTTATTCTCGTATTCATATTCTCTGGTTGAGAGGTCGAGCTTCACATCACGGTCAAAGTTTTCTTTGATCTTGCGGTCTTCCGGAATAGACAAGACTGCATCAAAACGATCCTCATCATCGTCAAGGCACTTCTCCATTGAGAGATAGTAATAACGCTTAATAGCCTTGCCTTTTTCTGTTTTGGTCGAGACCGGCTCTTTAGAGGATGTTGCCTGATAGATGGAAGTAAGTCGCTGCTGTCCATCAAGAATCAAATGCTCCGGCTTTACTGAGACGCCTTTTACGCCCGTAATTGTGCGGTATTTGAATTGAATGTCCGGATTACCGTATTGTAGCCGCATAATGGCACCCATAGGGTAGCCTTGCGACAAACTGGCGATAATTCCTCTAATTCGGTTATCATCCCAAGTCCAGTCGCGCTGAAACTCCGGCAACTGCATTGAGCCGGACTTAACCTCCGCTAAAAGCTGACTTAGGTTTGTATCAAGAGATTGTGGTGAAATAATCACGTCTGCGCCTCCTTCATTGAGTTTTACTGATCGGACGAGCCCAGTCTGCTTTCCAAATCTGAAATATCGCTGCGGATGGAAGAGATGTCCGACTCAATATCGTCAAC
Protein-coding regions in this window:
- a CDS encoding GmrSD restriction endonuclease domain-containing protein — translated: MIISPQSLDTNLSQLLAEVKSGSMQLPEFQRDWTWDDNRIRGIIASLSQGYPMGAIMRLQYGNPDIQFKYRTITGVKGVSVKPEHLILDGQQRLTSIYQATSSKEPVSTKTEKGKAIKRYYYLSMEKCLDDDEDRFDAVLSIPEDRKIKENFDRDVKLDLSTREYEYENKLFPVNIVFDSNAVMDWFMGYMTHYGMKPEAMDEFKRFQADVLNTISGYKLPVITLDKSTPREAVCKVFENVNTGGVPLTVFELVTATYATRDFDLRKDWVQCRNTICGFGDTLRTDLFDGIDETTFLTTVCLFTSYLNKQSGKTNTISCKKKDVLGLPYESYIANRDAVLSGFKIAKEFLLRDQCVFRQRDLPYTTQLIPLAAICAVLGKSKCNEPNTIKTLSRWYWCGILGEMYGGANETRYAYDIEDMVEEVNGRPNAMHTINSAVFSSTRLLTLQTRLSAAYKGIMALLYKEKCRDFMNNTTIDIVNSMLESPDIHHIFPEAYCEKMGIKRERYNSIINKTPILPATNRSIGGNAPSEYLGAILKKVDGLTENELQARVESHFINYAELKADDFNGYFIDRAKSLLNLIEKAMNKPVTDRDAENTLDQFGASLA